TCTAATGTTATCAATGCTATatgatcaataaaaatccaaacTGGAAATCTTAAGGGGTACAGAAAATAAGGCAATCAAGAATCTAGATCAGGAAATGGATTAAATTTTTAGAAACTCAAGATTGGTAGTTGCACAGGTTCAACCGACTTGAGTTGGTCTTGGCAATTTATTATGTCTGTGCCTAAGGTGAATGCTAATATTCTGTTTGACATTGCATATCAGAGAGAAAAGATATGAGGAATAAATAGACTGCTTTGGAACATATGTCTCATATCTGGATAATTTTCCACTGTGAAGCCTATTTCAACTTTTTAAAGTAAATCTTGAGATTATAGTTAAATCATGTAAGCTTAGTGCTTTATCCTATGGTTAACTGTCAAACTCTGGCAAGAATTACTGAAGTCCCTACCTAACAAATGAAATCTGGAAAGGCTGTCAGTTTCCCCCAGAATTCCTCAGTTGCTAACTGAATTGCAGTCTATGAATGGCAAAACTGCCTTGGAGACCCGGACTTGGGCTGTATTATTCCCAAGCATCCCTTCCTTATGTGATCCACCCAAATTCATtacatggtcttttttttttttttcatttattatatataagtacactgtagctgtcttcagatacaccagaagagggcatcagatctctttacagatggttgtgagccaccatgtggttgctgggaattgaactcaggacctctggaagagcagttggggctcttaactgctgagccatctctccagcccggtcttTTTCATCTATCATTTACCTCCTCTCTTGGACttgcttttttctcttctccttcccctcttcacATGGCTCAGGTTGCTGTGCACTTTGGTTTTTCTCAGATGTCCCTGCCTTTATGTCTACTCTCCCCTTTACTCAATATATAATCTTTCTAATCCACCATATTTAGAAGCAGCCATGtcccttcctttttatttctttttccattgacCTCCCATTAACACCTACTTGTTGTAACGTCCATGCCCACTTCTTGCTCCAATTGTAACTTTTTAAATTTGAGTGAAGTTTATCTACTGCACATCCCAAGACATGAGGTAGAGATGCTGGACTGCACAttgagcaaagaagtgcaggccaacaggagccggatgtagatctctcctgagagacacagccagaatacagcaaatacataggcgaatgccaacagcaaaccactgaactgagaataggacccccgttgaaggaatcagagaaaggactggaagagcttgaaggggcttgagatcgaATATcaaaagcaaccagagcttccagggactaagccactacccaaagactatacatggactgaccctgggctccaacctcataggtagcaatgaatatcctactaagagcaccagtggaaggggaagcccttggtcctgctaagactgaacccccagtgaacgtgattgttggggggagagcagtaatagggggaggatggggaggggaacacccatacagaagtggagggggaggggttagggcgatgttggcccggaagccgggaaagggaataacattcaaaatgtaaataagaaatactcaagttaataaaaaaaataaaataaaaaaatccaaagactGTTTGATTAGCATGGAAACAGAACTTTCTGCCTATCAGTCACAGGTCGTAGTGCATGAAAAATTAGAAAGAGGTTAAGAAACAGACTGAATTGTTTTGTCTGAATTTAAATAATGTCAATTAATGATTGTTGAGCACAAATGTAATATCTTTGACAAGTCActcatctgtttctttttatcttgGTAAATAACCAGCCTTAAATGGTTACacatgcattcgtgtgtgtgtgtgtgtgtgtgtgtgtgtgtgtgtgtgtgtgtgtgtgtacttactgAGAGTAAAACTTCTGAATACAGAGATCTACACAGAACCTATGACTGGGCTTGGCATGAACTCTTCTGTGATGTTCATCCTCTTCAGAAACAGTGAGAACTGTATCTGTCAAAATTATACTTTTCTTGTCTTCActaatttgcttttcttcttccttttgcgTTTTCATTCAAgaaatattatattaattttttcacTGAAAATAGATCTCTTCTCTTATATAATATATCAGTACCACTGTGTCTCCTCCCTACTCTTTCCAGTTTTACCTCCTCCTTTCATACTTTCCTCTCTCCAAGATCTCCACCCCATATGTTTTACCTTTAGAAGATAGCAGATTTCAGAGAGCAAACTCAAGCAGAGCAAGTAAAATGGAAAAGACATGTTGAAAGTCCTCAAtgtgaagctgggcatggtaggcaaacaggaagaaaagagcaTCAAGCTCAAGGAAAGGAACAGAGCCATACATCCAGTGTTAGCATTACCACAAGTCACCAAGCTAATCATCATAGCACATAAAGGAGGACGTGACTGAGACCCATGCAAGCTCCCCTTTTCACTTAAGTGTCTGTGAGGATCTTGAAACCCCAGGCAGTGTAAGGACTGGGTTCCCTCTGATGCTCAGCTCCTCAAATTAAACCAAATATTAGATGGCTACTCAAAAAACTCATTATCCCCTTGGCTCAGCACAGTTGCAGGCAAGAGAGAGTCAGTGAGGGATGGTATAGCTTGTACTGTGTCCAGAATTACGTTTCTGTGGCCTGTAGAGTACCCCCACCCCacaaagagactagaacatagGGGTGAAGTCTCCAAGCCTGCACCccctttatttttacatttagtgAGCTGTGTGAATGTTGTCCAATACAATGTGGCCCTGTGGTCAGATTACAGAGAGCAAAATGTTTTTCTTGGAATCGGCATGGATAGTTTAGACAGCTCCTTGGCTAACACCACAGTGAACTGTAAATCTGTCCCAATACCAGACCTTGCTAGGTATAAAGATGGGTACTTCAGACTCTGTCCTTCATTAATAGCAGTGGTCCCTAGAGTCACCCTCTGAATTCCGTGGGAGTTGCCAGTGCCTTAAATTCCTGTAGTAATCTGCCCATGCTCTCTGATTCCAGCTCGTTCTCCCTgcacttcctctcttcctctgtctcctctccaaaTGATCCCTACCGCTTCTTTGCCCATTTAGCACAGTCCACCCATAGAGTCTCTTCTATTTGCCGTTTTCTCTGATTTTTCAGTCCCTTTGTCATTTTGATATAGGAGGCATATTGGAgggtttattgattttttttggtttttttttttgttttctagttaATCTTGTATCAAATGTTTTAAAGCTGTACAAAGTGGGTagtagaatttttagggtcactgaTGTATATTGTCATATCATTTACCAATtaggatattttcatttcttactCTCCAAATTATATCCCCTTGATGTCCTTCCATTGTCTCATTGTTGTAGGTAGAACTTCATGCCATACATTGAATACATATAGAGACTGGTCAGCCTTGCCTTGTTCATCATTTTAAGGAATTCTTTTGACTTTGTTTACCTTTAATTTGATGATATCGGCTTAcagtaaattttaattattatatttgtATTCATCCCTTATATCccaaaagttttttaaaaagtttttattggatattttttatttacatttcaaatgttatcccttttcccagtttcctgtccatcaatGCACTTAAGACAGATAAGTGCACCAAACTGAAAAAGAAtatataggcaacagcttttggcaTAGCCCTTGTTTTAGTTGTTTGGGATCCACGGAAGGCCCAGCTGCATATCTATTGCATATGAGCAGGGAGTCGTAGGTCCAGCCCATCCATGTATATTCCTTGGTTGTTGGTTAAAACTCTGAGAACCCAAAGAATCGAGGTTGGTTGATtctcttgatcttcctgtggagtttctctCCCCTGGGAGACCACAATGCCTCCTCCTATTTTTGCATAAGGGTCCTGAAGCTCCATCAACTGTTTGGCTaagtgtgtctgtatctgtctgaatcAGGTGCTGGGTGAAACTTCTtggaggacaacatgctcctgtctgaaAGCTTAACACAGTATTGTTAATAGTATTAGTGATTAGTGCTGcaccatggaatgggtctcaatttggcCAGGTTATTGGATGGCAATTTCCTGTGTCTCTCCTACATGCATGCATTTGTTGTAGACAGGGTTGACATTGTTGAGCGTAGGTTGGACTCCCTATTGCACTACTGGGGTTCCTGCCCGGCTACAGAAGGTATTCTCTTCAGGTTTGTTATCCCAATGTAGTGAGTTACAGCTAATGTCACCCACATTGCTTCTTGATTGCCTCAGTTATCCTATGGAGATGTTCCTCACCTCCTCACCCCTGTCAGGTACAGATTTATAGTCATTTTCTGGCCATCCAGCCATTTCTCCTGTCCTTTTCCACACCTGATCCTTCCTGAATCCCtcattctccttcccatctcctctcGATTCGAGGTCCCCACCAATATCTTCCTCTATTTTATTTCTGCCTCTAAGTGGGATTCAGTCATCCTTGCTTGGACCtactttcttgtttagcttcctTGTGCCTGTGGTGTGTAGCATGGTCCCTGTATGATCCAGCGAGTCTTTCCTGATAAGTGAGTACCATCCATGTCCTATGGggactgggttaccacactcaggattaTATCGtcaagttccttccatttgcctgcaaaatttatggTGTCTTCgtttttaataggtgaatagtaatccattgtgtagacgtaccacattttctttattcattcttcactcAAAGAACATCTAGGTTGTCTCCAGTTTCCAGCAGGTAGGATAAAGCTCTAGGAATAAAGCCCAACAGACACTTGATAAAATCCAAGACCCCTTTCAGGTTCAAGGTATTAGAGAATTCTGAGATAAACATAATGAAAACTATTtaaagcaaaccaatagccaacatcaagctaaatggagagaaccatAAAGTAATTACACTGTAATCAGGACAAAACAATGcagctttctctctccctgtctattcAATAGAGTACTTGAGTTTTTAGGCAGAGAAATaggaaaaaaccaaaacaactaaaTGAGTTTATGAtaaacattggaaaggaagaagtcaaagtagaGCTGTTTACTGATGATCTGATAGTATAAGtgagtgacccccaaaattctatcagagttCCTGCAGCTGATACCCACCATCAGCAATGTcatggatacaaaattaactataCAAAACAGTAACCcttctttatataaatgataactGGGCCAAGGAAGTAATAAGAGAAGCAACATACTTTACAATAACCTCTAATAATATGAAGTATCATTTTGTAACTAacccagcaagtgaaagatctcccTGTTAAGTatttcaaatccctgaagaaaaaaattgaaaaagatttcaaaggaagtaaaaaaatcttccatgctcatgaataggtaggatttgtagtaaaaatggccatcttaccaaagccTCAGTGCTTTTGTAGTTAGTAATTATTTATACAACATCTATGATGTGTGCTTAGCATTGTTGATCTATATACTGGTCTCTTCATGTCTCTCCAGTGGCATTTCCCCTGCAAGTGTCTATCTTATTCAAAAGGTGAGGAAGTGAGAGTTTTGAACGTTATCATTCAGTTTCCTTCTACAATGAATTAGTGGTAACATTACAACTTTTCTATCATTAAATAGCTAGAGAAAACACTAGAATAATGTGAATATATGGTCAATGAAATATACATGTTCAATATGTATACATGCTTTGTTTTGTACACATGAATGTGATATCTGAGAAAGCAGTGACATATGAGGACATTCATGTGAACTTTACTCGGGAAGaatgggctttgctggatccttcccagaagagtctctacagagatgtgatgctggagacctaCGGGAACCTCACTGCTGTAGGTAACGctgttcttgtttcctttttaaaatagggGGGCAacgatttttgtttatttgtttgcttcatTGCTTTCAATTGAGAAGGAGGGAAAATGAGGTGAATTAATTAGGCATGGTTCTAAGGTTCACTTAAGATAGTACCTAAAATATCCCCTAAATTCCATTAATATGTCATGCATTTTTCTGGTACTGTGTTTTAGGCTATTACTGGAAAGACCACAGTATTGAAGAAAATTGTCAAAATTctagaagacatggaaggtaattttTTAGTGCATTCTGATCCAAATATGCCCCTCaagaaattttaatgttttcttgaagTTTTAGTTAAGAGCCTCACCCTAAATCAGCAGAGCTGTAAGGATATTGGTTATTAAATTCTTACaaatgcatgtgtttctgtgtcgATTTGTGTTTGCAAGGCATTCCTTTAAGATAGAATACATGGAAGCAATGCCTTAACAAGAAGTAGGATTTCAATTACAGCTCCCTTAGAGCTACTCTGTCAAAATGCCAGTTTGCTTAGTCTTGTAACACTAAGATATAATAGCAGTGTACATGTTGAACATGTGATGCTTATATATCCAGAAGCTATGAGTAAGCAAATAGTGCATAGTAAAGCAGATGTTACTCATTTACTTGTAGTAAGCTGCTTAACTTTAGTGAGAGGGGCAGTTCAAGAAGGTTAAAAAAGGTGTGGAGAAAACTTAATCAAAATACCACATGTCTATGAGCAAAACATCTCAAAGTGTGTGAATGCAATGTGGatacattttatttgttattcttcCTTTATAATTGGTGTATTATAATGGACAGATATATAATTATTGCTATCTTTATCAAAGTAAATCTCTGTCTCTTATCAATCATGTATCTATgtacctatttatttatatatttattcatctatctatttatctttttattgatCTATCCTTTTATCTACTCAATATAAGAAATACAACAATATTCCTAAGGGATATTGACACACTTTACTTATCTCTGTCCCAGTACAATTAGAAGATATGTACTTTTCCCCACTTAGTGTAAATTTGTTGAATCTGATACCATTTTAAAGTTAATTGATTTTCCAGTTGTATTATGCATACATCAACAACCTCAGACTGCAGAAAATTTTGATGAGTATTAGTAATGTAGAAATTTTCTGTGCATCCTGGTTGAAGTTGAAAATGTTGAATGGGCCACATAATAGAAAAATTTATGAATGCAATCTTGAAGTAAAACTGTGATTTCTAGCAGTTTTGATTCATaaagttaaaattatttattagtaTACTGAGTGTATTAAACTGTCCATATGTGCCATTACATACACAAGCATGAAATAATTCATATTGTAGAGAAACTCTGAATATATGCAATCTGATAATGATATTCTATATCACAGCCATCTTCAGTGGAATGAaagaattcacactggagagaaaaccTATGAAGGTGTACAATACAAAGAAGGGTTTGCAAGTCACAATGatcttcatacacataaaatcacacTTACTGAAGACTTTGTTCACTGTAGGACTGTTCAAGTAAACAGAAAAGCAcaaacaggagagaaaccttatggaTTTAACCAATGTGAAAACAGCGTTGTATCAAACAGCCATCTGAGATGCCATAGCAAaagtcatactggagagaaaccctatgcaTGTAACCAAAGTGACAAAGCCCTTGCTCAATACGACCATCTTCAAAAccatacaaaaacacatacaggaaagaagccctatgaatgcaaccaatgtggtaaagccttttcatgGCAAATCTCTCTGCAAAACCATGAAAAAACACATACTgaagagaagccctatgaatgtaaccaatgtggtaaagTCTTTTCATGGCACAGGTCTCTGCAAGCCCATAAAaaaacacatactggagagaagccctatgaatgtaaccaatgtggtaaagccttttcatgGCACAGGTCTCTGCAAGCCCATAAAaaaacacatactggagagaagccctatgaatgtaaccaatgtggtaaagTCTTTACATGGCACAACTCTCTGCAAgtccataaaagaacacatactggagagaagccctatacATGTAcccaatgtggcaaagcctttgctgAATATGGGTATCTTCaaagacataaaagaatacatactggagagaagccctatgaatgtaaccaatgcgGTAAAGTCTTTTTATGGCTCAGGTATCTGCAAGACCATAAAAGagtacatactggagagaagccctatgaatgtaaccaatgtggcaaagcctttgcccTTTACAGTGATTTTCATCTCCATACAAGaactcatactggagagaagccctatgaatgtaaccactGTGGTAAAGTCTTTTCTTATTACAGAAATCTTCTAATCCatcaaagaacacatactggagagaagccctatgagtgtaacgaatgtggtaaagcctttgcttGTCAGAGCAATCTTCGAAGCCATATAAGgactcatactggagagaagccctatgaatgtaaccaatgtggtaaagTCTTTTCATGGAAAAACGCTCTTCAAAGCCATCAAAGAACACATACTAAAGAGAAGCCCTGAGTGTAACCAATGTGGTAAAACCTTTGCTTATCTCAGTGATCTTCAAAGCCATACAAGAACACATACTAAAGGGAAGCCCTATGCATGTAACCAATGATGTAAAGCCAATGTTTATCAAAGGGATCTTCAATGTCATAAAAGAAGACATACTGGAGAGAATCCCTaggaatgtaaccaatgtggtaaagcttttgtATGTCATAGCATTCTGAAAAAGCCATAAAAGaactcatactggagagaagccctatgcatgtaaccaatgtggtaaagcATTTGCATGTCAAAGCAATCTGCAA
This is a stretch of genomic DNA from Rattus norvegicus strain BN/NHsdMcwi chromosome 14, GRCr8, whole genome shotgun sequence. It encodes these proteins:
- the Zfp951l1 gene encoding zinc finger protein 431-like; translation: MNVISEKAVTYEDIHVNFTREEWALLDPSQKSLYRDVMLETYGNLTAVGYYWKDHSIEENCQNSRRHGSHLQWNERIHTGEKTYEGVQYKEGFASHNDLHTHKITLTEDFVHYSHLRCHSKSHTGEKPYACNQSDKALAQYDHLQNHTKTHTGKKPYECNQCGKAFSWQISLQNHEKTHTEEKPYECNQCGKVFSWHRSLQAHKKTHTGEKPYECNQCGKAFSWHRSLQAHKKTHTGEKPYECNQCGKVFTWHNSLQVHKRTHTGEKPYTCTQCGKAFAEYGYLQRHKRIHTGEKPYECNQCGKVFLWLRYLQDHKRVHTGEKPYECNQCGKAFALYSDFHLHTRTHTGEKPYECNHCGKVFSYYRNLLIHQRTHTGEKPYECNECGKAFACQSNLRSHIRTHTGEKPYECNQCGKVFSWKNALQSHQRTHTKEKP